A window of Methanocaldococcus vulcanius M7 genomic DNA:
AACAAGGATTAAATCATTATATTTTAAATCATTAGATAAAATATTATTATTTTAATTATTTTATCTATTGTTTTATTATTTTTTCATAATTAGGATAGAACATCTGAATGGTGAGTAAAATGTATGCAGTTAAAGACATAAACCTATGGAAAGATGGAGAGAAAAAAATACAATGGGCAAAACAACACATGCCTGTTTTAGGATTAATTAGAGAAAGATTCAAAGAAGAAAAACCATTTAAAGGAATAACGATAGGAATGGCTTTACATTTGGAAGCAAAGACGGCTGTTTTAGCAGAAACATTAATGGAGGGAGGGGCAAAAATTGCTATAACTGGCTGTAATCCTTTATCTACTCAGGATGATGTTGCCGCTGCATGTGCTAAAAAAGGAATGCATGTTTATGCATGGAGAGGGGAGACAGTTGAAGAATATTACGAAAATTTAAATAAAGTTTTAGACCACAAACCAGATATTGTTATAGACGATGGTTGCGATTTAATATTTTTATTACATACAAAGAGAACTGAACTCTTGGATAATATAATGGGCGGTTGTGAGGAAACAACAACTGGAATCATTAGATTGAAGGCAATGGAAAGAGAAGGAGCTTTAAAATTTCCAGTCATGGATGTTAATGATGCATACACAAAACACCTATTTGACAACCGATACGGAACCGGGCAGAGTGCCTTAGATGGAATTTTAAGATCTACAAATTTATTAATTGCAGGAAAAACCGTTGTTGTTGCTGGTTATGGGTGGTGTGGTAGAGGAGTTGCTATGAGAGCCAAGGGCTTAGGAGCGGAGGTTGTTATAACAGAAGTAAACCCAATAAGAGCATTAGAAGCGAGAATGGATGGATTTAGAGTAATGAAAATGGAAAAAGCAGCGGAGATTGGAGACATCTTTATTACAACTACGGGCTGTAAAGACGTTATCAGAAAAGAACATATATTAAAAATGAAAGATGGTGCAATTTTATCTAACGCAGGACACTTTGATAATGAGATTAATAAAAAAGAATTAAGCGAAATGGCAAAATCAGTAAAAGAAGTTAGGAAATGTATAACAGAATACGATTTAGGAGATAAAAAAATCTATCTTTTAGGAGAAGGCAGATTGGTTAATCTGGCTTGTGCAGATGGCCATCCGTGTGAAGTTATGGATATGAGTTTTGCAAATCAAGCACTATCTGCTGAATACATACTAAAAAATCATGAAAAATTAGAACCAAGAGTTTATCGCATCCCATACGAACAAGATCTAATGATCGCTTCTTTAAAATTAAACGCCATGGGAATAGAAATTGA
This region includes:
- the ahcY gene encoding adenosylhomocysteinase, whose amino-acid sequence is MYAVKDINLWKDGEKKIQWAKQHMPVLGLIRERFKEEKPFKGITIGMALHLEAKTAVLAETLMEGGAKIAITGCNPLSTQDDVAAACAKKGMHVYAWRGETVEEYYENLNKVLDHKPDIVIDDGCDLIFLLHTKRTELLDNIMGGCEETTTGIIRLKAMEREGALKFPVMDVNDAYTKHLFDNRYGTGQSALDGILRSTNLLIAGKTVVVAGYGWCGRGVAMRAKGLGAEVVITEVNPIRALEARMDGFRVMKMEKAAEIGDIFITTTGCKDVIRKEHILKMKDGAILSNAGHFDNEINKKELSEMAKSVKEVRKCITEYDLGDKKIYLLGEGRLVNLACADGHPCEVMDMSFANQALSAEYILKNHEKLEPRVYRIPYEQDLMIASLKLNAMGIEIDELTEEQKRYLEDWKEGT